In Mycolicibacterium gadium, the genomic window AGTTCGACGGGACCGCTTGCGCGTGCGCTGGGCGGTGTCGAGTGCGATCACCGCGTCGCGCGGCGTCACGGGCACCGTCATCGGCGCATCACGAATGTCGTCGCGCCAACCGGACAACAGGCTGATCAGCTCGGCGTCTCCGCGATCGCTTGCGTACGCCGGCTGCTCATACGCGAGCGCGTCGAGCAACTGATCAGTGCGGTTGATCTCGTTGAGCGACGGATCGCCCCCGTTGGAAGTCCAGCGTCCGAAGTCAGGCATGGTCATGCCCCGTCGAGATGATCTCTTCCTTCAACCGTGCGAGTGCACGGTGCTGGGCGACCCGGACCGCGCCCGCAGTACTGCCGACCGCCTCGGCGGTCTCTTCGGCGCTCATGCCGACGACCACGCGCAGGATCAGAATCTCGCGTTGCTTCTCCGGCAAAATCGCCAGCAGCTTCTTCATCCGGGCTGACGCCTCGGAATCCAGCGCCATCTGTTCGGGGCCGGCGTCCAGCGACAAGCGTTCCGGCACGACTTCCGTCGGGTCGGAGCGGTTCCTGCCCGCTGCGCGATGAGCGTCAGCGACCTTGTGCGCTGCGATGCCATACACAAAGGCCAGGAACGGTCGTCCCTGATCCTTATAGCGCGGCAGCGCCGTAATGGCGGCCAAGCACACCTCCTGCGCGACGTCATCAGCTGAGAGGCCACTTCGCTCAGTCGACCCCACCCTCGCCCGGACGTACCGGATGACGATGGGACGAATGGTCTCCAGCACCCTCCGGAGTGCGTCCCGATTGCCCGCTACAGCCTCAGCGACGACATCATCGAGACGTTCTCCCGAAATTGTCATCGTGGGCGATCTCTCCAGCGTTACGTAACGGACACTTACCGGTGGGCTTGGCTCAGCTAAACAATAACTTTCAGGATGGAGTGCTCCCGTCTCAGCGGACGGCCCACACGCCGCCCCGTGACCTGACTGTGTCGGCAGAACCGTCGCGAATCGCCCCCACCTCTGCTTCTGAGCGAACCGCGCTACCGATACCGGCCAGCAACGAGGCCAACGCCCAGCGCAGCGGGACCATTCCGTGTTGTTCCGTGTCCTCGAGTGCGGCATCGGCCACCCGCCGGGAGCCGTCGAGGTCACCGACGCAGCACAGCGCCGCGGCCATGACTACCTCGGTTTTGACGGTGTGCCGTACCGAACCGAGCGTGGCGGCGGCCGCCCTGGCCGCCTCCGCATGATGCACCGCGGACGAACCCTGTCCGCGGGCCATCGCCAGCTCCGCGGACACCCAGGCGATCCGCACATGCAGGCGTGCAGGCACCGGGCCGTCGAGAAGGTCGGCGGCGCGGAGCAACGCCCGCTCCGACGCCGCGAACCGTCCCGTGCCCAGCGCGTCGGCGGCCAGCCCGATCAGCGCGTCGCCGCCCGCTTCCCGATCGGCGCCCGCAAGTGCGGACGCTCTGCCGTCCCAGGTGCGGGCCCGGTCGTGCCATCCGAGCTGGCGCAGAAACGACGCGCGGGTGCTGTGGGCCAGCGACACCAGCGAGCCGGGCGGCTGACGTCGCAATGTGGCGAGGTCGGCCAGCGCGCTGCTGTAGCGGCCCTGACCGCCGGCCACCACCGCCCGCAGCCATAGCTGCTGCGGAGTGGTCGCGGCGGGCAGCGGCCAACGTCCCGGATCGTCCCCGAACGCTGCGTTCGCCAGGTCTGCGGTGGAAGTGATCATCAACGCCGCGACGGTACCAACGCCGATCAGTCGGGCAGTGCAATACCCGGTACCCGTGGACTCGTATTTCAAAGGGGTCAAAATCACTTTGGTTAACAGTTGGTGCTGCGAAAGTTAATTCCATGTAAGACGGCGCGGAGTTGTGAAAAATTGCCGAAGTCGCATGCATCCACGCGATCAGGACAAATACGCCTCGCCGGCCTCGGCATCACGTTTGCTTAAACACCGATCTCGACGGTGAAGTATCCCAAGATGAACGTGACGTAAATTCTGGACCTGCTGTTATGTCAATTAGCACATGTTCAGGCTATTGACGGAATTTCGTGAGCCCCCCTAGTTTGTGTGCACGAGTAGTCATCGGCGACTTGCGCTCGGATCGGTTCCGTAACTCACGCACTTGTGTAGTTGGCGAAATGAGTGTGTAGAGAGGGGTTTTCCAATGCCACAGCCGCAACAGCTTCCCGGACCCAACGCAGATATCTGGGATTGGCAGATCGCCGGCCTTTGCCGAGGCGTCGACTCGTCCATGTTCTTTCACCCCGACGGCGAACGCGGCCGGGCCCGCGCTCAGCGTGAGATGCGTGCCAAGGAGATGTGCCGCAGCTGCCCGGTGATCACGCAGTGTCGCTCGCATGCGCTGGCGGTGGGTGAGCCCTACGGTATTTGGGGCGGCCTGTCCGAGTCCGAGCGCGAATTGTTGCTGAAGCGGGGTATCCGCCGCGCTTCATAGTCACGAACCCAATCGAGAAGGTCCCATCCGGCGTCCCGGGTGGGACCTTTTCCATCGGCCGATCGGGCGGGCGTGCGGCTGATTCTCGCTTAACATGAGCCACGACTCAGGGAGCGCCGATGACAGACCCGACGCCGGCATCGATGTGGGCGGCATTGAGCGGCGGGCCGTCACCGACGAAATTCTCGAGTGGCCCCCGGATCTGTTCGCCCTCACCGAAGTGATCCTCGACCACACCCAGGCTTATCGCTTCGTCTTGTCCCCACCAGGTGGCGCGACGTGGCCGCCCGATCGATATGTCAGCTGGGCCGAAGCAGTCGAAGATGCGGGACGAGAGTGGAGCGGCTGGGTCGACAACCGCGGCGGCAGCGCGGTTCCCGAAATACTCGCCCGAGAATGGAAGGTCTTCCGCGACCAGATCCAGATCCCGATCGACGACCTCACCGAGGGTCGTGACTGGCTGATGTGTGAGGCGCTTCTGACACTTCATGCGATTGCCGACGAGGCGTGCGCCGGATTGGGCGCCCCGGTTGCTCGGCCCGACGATCACGGCTACGCCTACCGCGCCCGCGGCCGTGAGCTCTTGGCCCGAACCGGGTCGCTGGCCCGCATTCACCCCAACCTCCTCCGTGTGATCCCGAAAGTTCGCACCTCGCCCAATGCGACTGCCTTGGGCTCGTTTTCGCGGTACGCGTGCGTACATCGGCCAGGCGCTCAGGTCGTATGGTCGAAGGTCCCTGTGCGGCATCGCGGCACCGATCTGCAGGCTGAGTACGCGAACCTACTCCTGCTGCCCTGGCCGCTGCGGATACGTGAGACCGACTTTCGACCTGTCGAAGGTTCGGTGCGCAGGCACACCAGCGAGCCCTTCGGTTATTTCGAATTCGCACCGCCGGAACGCCTTGACTTCGACCTGGTGGACCGCACCATCCTCGCCGCCCTGGACGAGGTCTCCAGTGTTGACGTGGTGGTCTTTCCCGAAAGCGCAATCGACGAAGGCGATCTCGAGGAACTCGAGGCCGTCCTGGACCGCCACGGCGTCAATATCTTGATGGCCGGAGTCCGACAACCGGTACCGGGGAATGGGCGGTTACCGGGCAACTGGGTGCACATCGGGGTGAATTCGCAGCTGGAAAAGGGCGCCAGAAAGAGCGCAACGGCAACAGGTTCCGATCGCCGGCAGTGGTTTCACATTCGCCAGAACAAACATCACCGATGGTCGCTCGACGAAGCTCAGATCTATCAATACCACCTCGGCGGGGCGCTGCATCCACACATCCGGTGGTGGGAGGCGATGGACGTCTCACGCAGGACGGTCCAGTTCATCGAAATGGGAGAGGAACTGACCCTCTGCTGTTTGATCTGCGAGGACCTGTCCCAGCGCGACGATGTCGCCGAGGTCGTTCGATCGGTTGGACCCACGCTGGTCGTGACGCCTCTGCTCGACGGACCTCAGCTGACGTCACGGTGGGCGGGCCGATACGCCAGCATCCTGGCCGACGATCCGGGTTCGGCGGTGGCGACGCTCAGCGCGTACGGAATGGTGCGACGCTCGCAGCCACCAGGTTTCGGCTTCTCCCCCATCGTCGGACTGTGGCGAGACCCGGTCCGGGGTACCCGGGAGGTTCCGTTGGAGGCCGGCGCCCATGGCGTCCTGATGACGATCTGCGGGGATCGCGCATTGCGACGTACGGCGGACAGCCGTAGACCGATCGGGAACGCGGTCCACTACTTCGACGTGTCGGTTCACCAAATCCACGCTGCGGGAACAGGTTCGGACTTCCAACCGGCCTCCAGTCCGCCGTCGCCGCCGGTGCTTGAAGTCGAGGAGCTCACTGTTCTCACCGGGTGGGCCCAGGCGGTCTCAGAAACCCTGACAGTGGCGCCGAAGCGCCTGACCGAGCTGCTGGCCGAGGCACGCCCGGGCTCGCCCTGGCGGACCGAATTCAATGTCGTCGAGCCATCGGACCGTCTCGACCAAGCCGTCGACGTCATCGAACGCATCGTTGCGACGTGCTCGAGCTCGGACGGTCCGCCGACAGTCGATGCCCTGCTCGCCGCGACTACCGAGGACCGGCCGGGAGAACCGGCACTCGATGGTTTGGTCCGTCGTGTCCTGCGATCCACGCTGGAGCAAGGTCGTAGCCGAAATGCGGCGACGGCGATGTGGCCCTAGCAGAAGTTGCCAACTCGGCCGCAACAACTGCTCAGGCGTCCGGTTCGCTGTCGGGCTTCGCGACGTCCGCGTCTGACGCGTCGGCGGACTTGGCCGCGGCCACCGGCTTGGGCTGACGGGCACCAGCCACGCGGATGACGCCGTAGCAGAGAGCGACGACGGCGGCCAACACGAGCAGCCACGGCAGCAGCAAACCGAACAGCAGCACCAGGTTTCCCGCGACGGAAACCAATCCGTCCCAACCTCGTTCGACCTGCCCGAGAAATCCCTGATACTGCTTGGGTGCCGGTCCGCCGATCGTTTCTGCCACGAAAGTGACGTTGACAGTGCTGTATTCGATGCGGTCGCCGAGGGCTTCACGCTGGGCGCGCAGACTATCCAAGTCCGCTTGACGCTGAGAGAGTGCGTCCTCGGCGGCGATGAGTGCTTCGGGGTCGCGGGCATCACGCATGATCGCCAGCAGGCGGTCCACCGAGGTCTGCAGCGCCTTGATACGGGCGTCGAGATCGACCCGCTGCGCCGTCACATCCTCGGAGCTGGTTTCGGCAGTCTGCACGGTGCCCAACGTCTTGAGCTCGCGCACCACACCGTCGAGCTTGTCCACCGGAACGCGCAGCACGACCGACGTGCGCGCCAATCCCGAGTCGGACCCCGCGTCCTCGCTGCGGCTGTCGACGCGGCCGTCGGCGTCCTCGACCATGGCGGCCGCCTTGTCCGCGGCCTCGGAGGTGTTGGCCACCGTGATGGTCATCGATGCGGTCTTGACGACGTCGCGCTGGACGTCGTCCACCGGCATGGGCTCCTGCGGCGGTGGGGCCTCCGGTGCGCCCGCGGCGGCGCCATCGGTGGTGAACTTGGACGCGGGCGCGTCATTATCCTGGCGCGACGGACCCGACCCGGCACACGCCGTCAAAAGCGCCAGAGTCGCGATTCCGGTGATCGCCACCGTCAACCATTTGCGGTACAACCTGCAGGAAGTGCTGCTCATGGCAGCCACCATGCCATTAGCTGTGAAGTTCGACCATTTTCGCTGGTTGGATAGGCGGTCAACGAGGTCAAACGTCAATCACCCTGATGATGGTCTTACCTCGGCCACGACGCGTCGGATCGAACGCGCCAGCGGCGTCGTCGAGGGGTCGTATCGCTGCGACGCGTGGCGCGATCCGCCCGTCCCGCAGCCTGAGCTCCAATTCGGCGAGTGCCGCACGATGGGGCTCGACGACGAAGAATATGGACCGAACATTGTCGGGCGGGCTGCGCGGCGGTTCGGCGATGCTGACGAGTGCACCGTCAGGTCGGACCAACGCAGCCGAGCGGCGGAGGATCTCACCACCGATCACGTCGAACACCATGTCCACTGCGCCGACGTCTTCAAGCCGACCTTCATCCAGGTCCGCGAAAACTTCTGCGCCTAGTCCCAGCGCCACGTCACGATCGGCCGCGCGTCCCGTACCGATGACCCGCGCCCCCG contains:
- a CDS encoding sigma-70 family RNA polymerase sigma factor, with the translated sequence MTISGERLDDVVAEAVAGNRDALRRVLETIRPIVIRYVRARVGSTERSGLSADDVAQEVCLAAITALPRYKDQGRPFLAFVYGIAAHKVADAHRAAGRNRSDPTEVVPERLSLDAGPEQMALDSEASARMKKLLAILPEKQREILILRVVVGMSAEETAEAVGSTAGAVRVAQHRALARLKEEIISTGHDHA
- a CDS encoding WhiB family transcriptional regulator, with the protein product MPQPQQLPGPNADIWDWQIAGLCRGVDSSMFFHPDGERGRARAQREMRAKEMCRSCPVITQCRSHALAVGEPYGIWGGLSESERELLLKRGIRRAS
- a CDS encoding DUF4349 domain-containing protein is translated as MSSTSCRLYRKWLTVAITGIATLALLTACAGSGPSRQDNDAPASKFTTDGAAAGAPEAPPPQEPMPVDDVQRDVVKTASMTITVANTSEAADKAAAMVEDADGRVDSRSEDAGSDSGLARTSVVLRVPVDKLDGVVRELKTLGTVQTAETSSEDVTAQRVDLDARIKALQTSVDRLLAIMRDARDPEALIAAEDALSQRQADLDSLRAQREALGDRIEYSTVNVTFVAETIGGPAPKQYQGFLGQVERGWDGLVSVAGNLVLLFGLLLPWLLVLAAVVALCYGVIRVAGARQPKPVAAAKSADASDADVAKPDSEPDA